TGCTATAATCACTTCCTACACTAACACATCTTGTAGCTCAACGAGTGTTTCCACAATCATCGTTGGCTCTGCTGTTTCAAGTAAAGCTCTATTTTGAGCACCTGTTAATACTCCAACTACCATACCGCAGTTTGCATTTTTCCCTTCTTGAATATCAATAATAGAATCGCCTGCTTTGAGTACTTGTTGAGCATCTTCAATATTAAACTGTTTCATCGCCAGTTCTATCATCGCTGGTGAAGGTCTTCCTTCCTTTACATCATCAGCAGTAATTAAGCCATCAATGGTAATTCCGACACGCCAATTCAATTTGTCTAACAGTTTATTTGCCGTTTTGGCATCATATCCTGTATTTAGAACGACTTTGATATTGTGATTTCTCAACACTTTAAAAAAGTCTTCCATTCCATCAAACGTTTTCACTGGAAAAATAGTATACGCATCTTCTAAGTGTTTTTTAAAATTTTTAAAGATCAAATTTGCCTGCTGATCCACTTCTTTCTCCGTTGTACAAGCCTGAAGAATATCTTTAATCGCCTGTAGCTTTTCTTTTCCTGCCCCATGGATTAAGGTTTGCTCCAAATTCACCTCGTATCCTTCTTCACAAATAGCCTTACATACCGTTTTGTACACTACATTATCTTCGTCTACCGTAGTTCCCGCCATATCGAAAACTACCAATGCTATATTTTTCATTTTTATTTAAATAATCTATTAATATTTTCTTTTGCATATCCTGCACTTCCTGTCATCCCTTTTCCACCAATACCTGTAACAATATGTATATTTTGACCAATTGTTTCATTAAAGATATCTGCATTTTTACATTGTGCGTAAAAACCAAACCACGTATCCCTAATCTCATAACTCGGTAAGTGGATTATTTTCTTGGCTTCTTCTATCATAAATGCATTGATTTCTTGTTTAATGTCAAATCCCAAATCATCTTTGTTTGCTGCATCTGCATATTCGTGTGAATCTCCAATGATAATGGATCCATCAGTAGCTTGCTTAAACAAAATATGTACGCCCCATTTCTTTTCTAAACTATCTTTACTTTCTCTTGCTTTGATTGCTTGAAAAGAGGGACATTCATAAAAAGCTTCATAGCGACGAATAGACAATCCAGTCAATATAGACCCACGTAATTGATACGTGTTTGGCTGTACTACCGTTTGCATCATTTGCAACTTCGTTACTTCCATATCACTTTGTTCAAATAAAGAAGGAAATAAGGTTTTAAACTCTGAACCACAACAAATCACAACTTTAGTAGCGTGAAGTACTT
The window above is part of the Myroides odoratus DSM 2801 genome. Proteins encoded here:
- a CDS encoding phosphonatase-like hydrolase yields the protein MKNIALVVFDMAGTTVDEDNVVYKTVCKAICEEGYEVNLEQTLIHGAGKEKLQAIKDILQACTTEKEVDQQANLIFKNFKKHLEDAYTIFPVKTFDGMEDFFKVLRNHNIKVVLNTGYDAKTANKLLDKLNWRVGITIDGLITADDVKEGRPSPAMIELAMKQFNIEDAQQVLKAGDSIIDIQEGKNANCGMVVGVLTGAQNRALLETAEPTMIVETLVELQDVLV
- a CDS encoding TIGR03364 family FAD-dependent oxidoreductase gives rise to the protein MNSKYDLIVVGGGVLGTFHAYHAAQKGLRVAVIEKDKQPRSATVRNFGQVVPSGMNTKWQNYGRESLQLYKDIQSKFDISVRNNGSVYLASNEEELTLLEELHAINKGNEYESILLTKQACLERYGGVKESYVKGGLYFPQEVTVEPRVMIHRLHHYMQEHLGVSFVYQMQVIHCEEQLDGVAITTAGGQVLHATKVVICCGSEFKTLFPSLFEQSDMEVTKLQMMQTVVQPNTYQLRGSILTGLSIRRYEAFYECPSFQAIKARESKDSLEKKWGVHILFKQATDGSIIIGDSHEYADAANKDDLGFDIKQEINAFMIEEAKKIIHLPSYEIRDTWFGFYAQCKNADIFNETIGQNIHIVTGIGGKGMTGSAGYAKENINRLFK